In Solanum lycopersicum chromosome 3, SLM_r2.1, the genomic stretch GATTTGACCCGATTTTTGCACAGGTTTACATGAAAGAGTacaaataaaagaaggattatTGGACATTATGTCCCAACATCCTCCTGGCAATATAAACAATGTAACTGGATACTGATTGTGGTTCTTTAGAATGGGTAATAGGGCATTGGATTGATTGGATTAACCGACTATTCTAAATGGGGTGGAATATtggattaaaaataagaaataggatgatagttttaaaaaattctgaTAATTTGGGTCAATTGTGGGAATTTCATCAAATGATGgataattttgatgaaattagTATTGAAAGGggtaaaattaacttttttttttaaattgttgtttttccaaaaaaaaaaatgtaatttaaaattggaggagagttttgaaaaatgttttcattaatttttgaacggaagtcattttccttaattttgaggaaaatgagttgattgaaaaacattttccaaaacttttattccaactaaacatgagaaaattgaaaaacatttttcaaaaaatattttcgttCATACCAAATATAAtctaaataaaacttaattattttattagataaactttaaaattgaatgaccttttaagatattaactgaaattttcttcaacttataatataattaatctaATCAAGTAATATGCAAGATTACGAAAGAATGAATGGCAAAAACATTAGCTTGACAAACAGAAGTTCACAGTGAGCACATCAGTGTAgcaaatgaactaattaattagcacatcatcataaaaaattaatgcaCAAATAACATACTaacaaagaaagtaaaaaatttctataatatataataacgTTAAAGAAAATCCAAACCACTTAATACTCTTGTttaaatacacaaataaaattaaagcaCAACCATTATGAAAATCAAAGCAAACCGTACCAAAGACaataacatatacaaatatttgaCCCAATAGAATTTATTtaggattaattttttttaaaaaaataataacttattttagataatttttttttaattattatcatttatagtaatatataacaatattaatagtaacatataacaatattaatattaaatttttctctctcgcctctttttcttttttctatctcaacttttaaatttttctctttctcgctCCTTTCTTTTAGTTGTtatttctctctactttctttttctttttttctttttcgtttCTTTTTGCTGCTAGTTTTCCTTTCTGtcttttgctttctttttttggtctttatttctctatttttcaaGGTACATTAGTCAATAATTCATAggatcaataaaatttatatcaataattaattaattaatcaattaaaaaataatttaatcgtaacaaatgaagagacatgataaattgcaaaataaaaaaacttgaattaaaaatgtatacacacattaaaattgaattagaataGAACTATACATGAATGCAAAATGTTGCAAATGAAAAAGCATTCTATGTCTGTAAACTGAATgaatttgtaataataataaatttaacaagtaattcaatcataaaaaatcaacaaataaactgcaaaataaattaaaagtgtaTTGCACAAACATTAAAGTTGCATTGGAAGAGAGAATTAAGCATGAATAAAAAACGTAACCAATGAAAGAGTAGACAATGGTTTATAGAGTAAATTAAACttttatcaataatgaattaaacaagtaatctgctagtaacaaataaatcaaaaaattgcaaaatgCATTAAATTGCTTTCAAATTGTATTAcataatattaaagttgaattagaagagagaattaagaatgaatgaGAAATGTAACTAACGAAAGACAAGACGACGATCTATAAACTGAATTAAACTCAATGATTCAtgaataaaacttatatatcatatatatcttaTAAATTATCTTTCTTTTATCATTGAGAAAACGAGTGATGGTTGTAATATGCATTGAAAATGTATTGTGtatatcttatatatgtatCATAGTGTGTTACCTAAATTATTCTTGTTGTTATCGGTAAGAAATGAGTGAAGTGTGCAATAcgtattataaatatattattcatgaataaaacaaGTACTATATGTGTCTTATAAATTACTTTTGATTTATACCACTAagtgtaatatgtattaaaattattatgcaTATATTATAAGTGTGCATAAATAaactgcaaaatgaattaacttattaaaagtacattatacaaatattaaatatgaattaagcATACATAAAAAATGTAACTAATGAAACACTAGATAgagtgaattaaacttatatCAATAGTGAATTAAAGAAGTAATCTAatagtaacaaataataaactacaaaatgaattaattttgcattaaaagtgtattacaatattaaaagttgaattagaagagaaaattaacaataaatgaAAGACGTAACTAACAAAAGACAAGACAATAATCTATAGattgaattaaacttgtatatcctctgtccctatttagttgtccactttagaaGGGAAAAACATATTAAGACACAAATTATCATCATAGGTTAGTTACAATTTTACCTTTAACTTAAAAGATTATGTAACTCCCTGAGTATAATAAGTGTATTTTCTAGTTCCAAAAAGCATGCATTACAACTTAGTAGTACtagaaattttctagaattaaataagggcatattaggaaaaaaattattgtcctttcttgatttgttaaaatgaacaaataaataggGATAGATATAAAAGgaaatatggacaagtaaatagggacagagagagtattatttatgaataaaaggTGTATTATATATGTCTTAtacattattttgatttgtatcaCTAAGAACATGAGTGATGTTTGCAATATGTACTACAAATGTATTGTGCatatgttataaattattttgatttgtatcaCTAAGAATATGAGTGATATTtgtaatacatattacaaatgtATTGTGCatatgttataaatatattacaagtgtgttacttaaattatttgattgatATCACAAGAAAAGGAGTGAAGTTTGTAATATGTATCATAAAGTATTGTTCGAGATTTTAATACAATTCTAATACAATTATGAAACATATCTAATATAACTTTAATACAATTGCGATACAGTTTCATAAATTTCATGTTATCAAGTTTCAATCTAAAATTTCTCCTACaatcaattataaacttaatCAAATCCTcttaaaattaagatataaaCTCTAAaacgatattttttaaaattatttataaaaataatttgtccaAATTAATCACAAATTCGTAAAGttcaaataatgaattcaaaatttaaaattttataatgacCATCAATTAATGATGAACtcttatttctatatttttaaaaatttaaagttctaTTTGAGAATATGATATAGTATAAATATTTgacttttctctttctcttctcatcgtgtttttaagtaaaaataatgaaatatgagcaaaagttatttaaaaaaagttatttaagtgaaatttaaagaagaagaataaaaaaattaaaaaaaaagaaaggaggaaGATAAATAATGAGAGGaaagagaggaagaagaaaaagtataaaaagaaGAATAGAACGAATAGAAAAAAGGCTGAGAAAAAAGcgatataatttcataattttttaaagtattatatttaattaaaaaaattatattatcataaataataaatattgttataatattaatatatatatgaatttttttattttattttatcagagATGATAGAAATGTATTTGGAGGGATAGGAATATAGAacaatgatacattataaaaaaatattagatcgAAAAGATGCCATATAAAGTGGTAACAGGTAGTTGTTGTGTGTTATAAGTTGTATTCAAATATTGCAGGTAAGTAAGAAGATACAAAATTGGACATACGTGGAAGCAGGAGAATGAAGTGGCAAATTGCAAAAGCCACGTTCTCTTCATGCAACAATGTTTCAACATCCTTTAAATCACGCTTATTCCTCTTATCATTttccacacacaaaaaaaatattttgatttgaaaagagaaagaataaaaataaaaatgccaGGCCTTACTATTGGAGATGATCTTCCTAATCTTCAAGTAGAAACGAACCATGGAAAGATGAAACTTCATGACTATGTTGGCGATAGCTACACCATTCTATTTTCTCATCCaggttaatttattttaatttttatgcaccacctatagtaattttttttatacctaTACtatattaatgattaaaataagttactttccctcttctttattttatttatataaactcTCCTTGATGGTGATATGACATATtgctttcttattttaaaattttgaaagttattttttatttcccaTTCATAAAAGAAAGAAGTATTAATTGGAGCTAGGTGGTTGCGATAGTATCAGTGGCCTTAGATATTTTTTCAAGCGGTGTCacctattatatatatatatatatatatatatacatatattccaaaaggtaaaaaagaaaatatatattaacttaaattttcatttttaaataatatcattaaaaataatggagttaaatattttttttataaatatatatgaatagaAACACTGTTGGGGATTCAAACTCATGTCCCTTAGTAATAACAATTAACTAAGGACTATCTGCGCCACACATATACTTGTGTAAATATTTAACACTTTGTACTATGTGatcattgatatttttttgttttaattaaattaaatatatatttttctaacgCAAAGTCGTGTCCCGTGACACACTTCCGTTAGTGAGGTagggtaagaaaaaaaaaaaatctaaaagctttaaaaaataaatatatattatttttttttgggaagggGCTAggggaaaaatattttatttttatagaacagatttttttaaaattttttttggggttGTTGTATCTTCCTAATGTGGTGTTTGGATGCATGCAGGTGATTTTACTCCAGTATGCACGACGGAGCTAGCTATGATGGCTGCTTATGCTAACAAGTTCGCTGAGAGAGGAGTTAAACTTCTGGGactttcttgtgatgatgttcAGTCTCACAATGAATGGATCAAGGATATTGAAGCTTATAATGTACCTACACTCACAGTTTTAATTTCTTCCTTACAAGTagcttcttttttattaataataaatattttgcagAAGGGACACAAAGTGACATACCCAATCATTGCCGATCCGAATAGAGAGTTGATTAAGCAACTCAACATGGTGGATCCTGATGAGATAGATTCCTCTGGCTATAACCTTCCTTCTCGTGCGCTTCACATCGTGGGACCTGACAAAAAGGTATTTGATTGaacttattattattgattagtTCGAAAGTTTCTTAATAGTTTAAACAAATGTGTGTAGATAAAGCTGAGCTTTCTGTATCCAGCAAGCACTGGAAGAAACATGGATGAAGTGTTGAGGGTGGT encodes the following:
- the LOC101260517 gene encoding 1-Cys peroxiredoxin A — encoded protein: MPGLTIGDDLPNLQVETNHGKMKLHDYVGDSYTILFSHPGDFTPVCTTELAMMAAYANKFAERGVKLLGLSCDDVQSHNEWIKDIEAYNKGHKVTYPIIADPNRELIKQLNMVDPDEIDSSGYNLPSRALHIVGPDKKIKLSFLYPASTGRNMDEVLRVVESLQKAAKYKVATPANWKPGEPVVIAPAVSNEEAKEMFPQGFDTANLPSGKGYLRFTNV